DNA from Mycobacterium bourgelatii:
TCGCCCAACCTCTGGACTGCTGTCGCACTCGTCGATGTCACCCCGCGACTTGAATTTCAGGGGGCTCACCGAGTTGTGTCCTTCATGTCCGCCCACCCAGCCGGATTTGACACCCTCGACGATGCTGCCGACGTGATCGCCGAATACAACCCGCACCGCCCGCGGTCCGGGAACCTCGAAGGCTTGCGCAAAGTTCTTCGTCAGCAAGCCGACGGCCGATGGACGTGGCGCTGGGACCCGGCGTTTATTAATTCCAATTTCAATGTCACGCAGGGAGAGCTCACGACGAGCTCCGAGCAGTTCGACGTCATTAGCGATTTGCTGTCTCAAGGAGCACGCCGAATCACTGCCCCCACGCTGCTGATTCGCGGCGCACTTTCAGATGTCGTGTCCGAGGACACAGTTCAAGAATTCTTAGAACTCGTACCTCATGCCGAAACAACGGATGTCAGCGGAACCGGGCACATGGTTGCCGGCGACGACAACGACGCCTTTACCGCCGCGCTGATCAACTTTCTCGACCGCACCCTGGGGGCTCCAACGTGAAGCGCCTGCCCTCTTAGTAGCCCAACTTGTCCGCTCGACGGCTAGAGGCCTGCGGTAATCCGACAATTCGCGCTAACCGCTTGGCATCAATACGCCCGCCAGGAGAACAGCCTGAAGAATCTCGCACCGATACGGCCGGTTTCGCTACGCTACTTCACGTACCATAGTGGTGAGCGCACTCGAAAAGCGATGCGGCGGGGGTGGTTGCATGCGATCGGTTACTAGTAGCCCATTGCAGACCAGGCGCCGCGCGCACCTTCTCTCACAGATCGAGGGCAACGCATATAAATTGTTCGCCGAACACGGCTTTTCTGCTGTGACGACCGAGGACATCGCCGTCGCGACAGGCATCTCGATTAGCACGTACTTTCGCCACGTGCCCGCCAAAGAAGATTTGCTCATCGCCCCGGTCCGGCAAACTATCGTTGAAATCGTTGAGTCGTATGAGGCAGGGCCAGACGGTGAATCGGCAGCAGAAACCTTGATCCGCCAGACTGTTGCAAGCGCTCGGCAGCGAACACAACATAGCGGCCTGACGCAATGGCGACAGGGCATCTTGACGGCTCCCCACCTATTAACGAAAGCGGTGCTGATTAGCGAAGACGTCGAACGGCGATTCACCGAAATGGTCGCCGCTCGTATGGGTGTTGACGCTCGTAGCGATATGCGCCCCAGTTTGCTGATCGCGACGAGTCTGGCGACTTCCAAGTTCGTCCTGATGAACTGGCTGAACACCGACCACTGGACGGCTATATCCCCACTGCACCTTCGGTTGGAACAAGCCTTGAGGATCACGCTGGCCGGCTTCGACTGAGACTCTGATGCTTCCAAGGCGCAGTCTGTCATCGATCAGTGGGCCGCAGTCGAGCCCGAGGGGAAGCAGTAGCTACCGTCAGATCAATACGATCCATCTATACGCCTTCGATCGACAGATCGCCGTGCCTAGCTAAAGGCCGAATCCGCTTGGAGCCGAGAATCTTCGAATCACACCAGACGCGAGGGCATCTTCGCGATCGAGGCCTTCCCAGCTAGCGGCGACCAACCCCAACAGCCGTTTCGTGCAGTCTTACACCGTACGTGCTGTGCGCGTACTGCTTTCGACGCTGAGAGCGCGCAGTCGACGTTTGTGACACTGCGAAGGCTGCTTCACCGATCTTCCCGGATACGAGTCGCCGCGCGGTGCGCAGATTTCTTCAAATTGATCCTGCTCGACCGTCGCGTAACTCCGGAACGCCATGTGAGAATCGGCATGGCTAAGAGCAGCATACTTTCAAGAAAGGGTAGTGAATGGCAGTGCCCAAGTGGCTCAGTGTTTCTCACGCACAGGTGTTTCCGCACCGGGCGTTCGTCGTGTCCGACGTGACGGCGGTGATCGACTATGAGCGGTCGACAAAGGACAACAAAGTCCAGGCGGCCGACCGTGAGTCAGGATATCCGTTATGGCAGGTCGAAGTCCTCGACGGCGATCCGGCAGCGAGCAAACGGACTCGTACCCTCACCGTCAAGTTTGCAACGCCGACACCGCCTGAATGCCCGCCAAATGCCAACGGTATGCCTTTTGCCCCAGTAATTCTCGATGAATTGTGCATATTGCCCTATGTTGACCGTTCGAGTGAAGGCGGTCGCATTGCGTGGTCATTTCGAGCGTCGGGCATGACTGCTGACACAGGCAAGGCAACTTCGTCGGCGTCGGGCCGCGCATCGGCATGAGCCAGTTTGACGACCCCTATCCTGCAATACCCGATGACCCGTATTCGGTACCAGATGCCGATGTGGGTATTGACCTCGACTACCTTGCACACCTGTTAAAGCTCTGCACCGCATGGCTCTTCGGGACGATCGTCGCATTAGGTATCGGGCTCTTCATCTGGCGATTGCGATCCCCTGTCACATACGACCGCTACTTTGGCGTGCATGCACGACAGGCACGCTGGATGGTTTGGAGCTTGACCGCCTGGCCGCGAATCGCCAGGGACTGCGGTTTGTCAACTTCAAGGAGCGTCACTCGAAAAGACATGCAGGGCAAGCCAACCACGAAGACCGTCTGGACTCACCCCGCAGTCCTCGGACTACGGATGTCCGATGACTGTCTACGCATGAGCGTCCGCACGCGGTCGGGCCAGACCGTCGACGACCTCGAAAGGGCGGTCCCCGCAATCCGCGATGCCGTCGGGGCACATTCCGGTCGCTCGACGGTCGTAGCACCTGGCATAGTGCGCATGGAGTTCGTTATGAAAGAACAACTCTCGGCGATTGAGACAGCCAGAAGGCCAACCAGAACCGATGGGACTACCGTCGAGATCGGCCGACGCGAGAACGGGTCAACATGGCGTCTTCCCATAACCGGACTGCACACCCTGACGGTGGGATGCTCGGGCGCGGGCAAGGGCTCCATCTTCTGGGGCATCGCCGGTGGACTGGGCCCTGCCGTCAAATCCGGCAGTGCCCTCCTGTGCGCAATAGATCTCAAGTACGGGATCGAGGTGTCTGTCGGGTCTTCCCTCTTCGCCAGAGTCGCCACCACAGAATCTCAAGCCGCCAAACTCCTGGCCAAATTGGAAGAGATACTCGACATGCGTGGGCGAGCGATGGCCGGCCACACACGCTCTCACACACCAACCCGCACTGATCCACTCGTCGTCCTGCTCATCGATGAACTGGCCGGTTTGACCGCGTACATCACCGACGCCGCGCTCAAGAAGCAAGTCGCGGCATCACTTTCCCGCATCCTGACGAAGGGACGCGCAGTCGGTGTCGTAGTTGCCGCATTCATGCAGGACCCACGTAAAGAGATCCTGCCCATGCGCGGCTTATTCACCCAAACCATCGCCTTGCGGCTGAGGTCACGTGAAGAGGTCACGATGGTCCTCGGCGATGGCATGGCTGATCGCGCGCCAGCTCATCGCATAAGCCCCAATGAGCCGGGCACCGGATACGTCCTCACCGAAGACGGTTCAACAATGCGAGTTCGCGCCGACTATTGGCCAGATTCCCTGATCCGTTCCGTAGCAACCGAATACAGCAACAAACGCCCAAGCAGCACCACTCCGGCTAAGAACTAAGGACTTTGACTTGAGAACTTCCAATACCGCGGACAACGGGGCAGCATTTCCAACGCTTCTGACAGCGGAACAGGTGGCTGACCTGTTCGGCGTGTCCGCCGCGACCGTGAGCCGATGGGGCGCATTGCGCGATCAGGGAGTAGAAGTGGGGCCACCCTGCTACCCGCTGTCCGACCGTGTAAGACGTTGGGATGCAGCGGAAGTCCGCGCGTGGCTCAGCCAGGTGCGTCGCTGAATGGCCGGCTCGGTACCGCGCGGCATCCGAAAGCGGATCAATTCAGCGGGCCAGGCACGCTATCAAGTGCGCTACTTGGTGCGCGATCCAGACTCTCCGTCGGGATGGGTTGAAACGTCATCGACGTTCGCCACCATGCGGGAAGCGCGGGCCTTCAAAGCCGAGCGCGACGGCGAGGCGGCGATTGGCGCCAGACGCTTCGACCCAAGGCTCGGCCGCGCAAGCCTTTCCGCCATCTGGAAGCAATTCACCGCATCGAAACGCCCGGCCGTATCACCCAAGACTTGGAGCGGCTACACCCAACACTGGGAACTCCGCATCGGTCCGCGCTTCGGCCATGTCCCGGTCGACGAGATCACCCGCGAGGACGTCCAGCAGTTCATCGGTAGCCTCTCGGTCGGGCCGTGGGCCAAAGTCGCCACGCTGCGCCTCCTGCGGTCAATTCTCGACATGGCTCGCGAAGACGGCCGAATTCACACCAACCCGGCCCAGGGAGTGTCTTCCGGGCGGATGCCGGTGCGAGAACGTCACCGCTATCTCACGGCCGGCGAAGTCATCGCCCTGGCAGCGGCATGCGGCGACCAGGGCGACATCGTCACGATCTTGGCCTTCACCGGACTTCGCTGGTCCGAACTGGTCGGCCTCCGCGTCGGCGACATCAACCTCGAGACGGGTCGGCTTGAAGTTCGCCAGGCCGCACCGGAAGTAGAAGGCCGAATAATTGTCGGACCGCCAAAGACACGCGCTGCGGTTCGAACCGTCCCACTCCCCCAGGTCGTCATCGACGCCCTCAAGCCACGAATTGCCGGCCGCGGGCCCCGGGAACAAGCGATTACCTCACCCAACGGCGGCTACCTCAGATCCAACAACTGGCGCAGACACACCCACTGGAACGAAGCCCTCAACAAAACCGAACTAGCGCCCCTGACGATTCACGACCTACGCCACACCTACGCCAGCCTGGCCCGGGCATCAGGCGCCGATCTTCGCTACGTACAGAAAACGATGGGGCATTCGACACCGACCGTCACCGCGAATATCTACAGCGACCTCTACTCAGACGAACTCGATCACGTAGCCGCGAATCTCGACCGGCTCTGCAGCACCGTCGCCAACCAGGTGAACGGACAGGAACCGGACAAGACAATCAATCCAAAGAGTGCTGTCACCGCATACAAGCAGGTCAGAGATGGTGGCCAGGGGCGGGATCGAACCGCCGACCTTCCGCTTTTCAGGCGGACGCTCATACCGACTGAGCTACCTGGCCGGAAGGCAGCGTGTGCCTCGCCGTGTTGGCGACCCTGACGGGACTTGAACCCGCGACCTCCGCCGTGACAGGGCGGCGCGCTAACCAACTGCGCCACAGGGCCTTGCTTGTGTACTGCTCCGTTGCCTCACGTGCAGGGTACCCCCTACGGGATTCGAACCCGCGCTACCGCCTTGAAAGGGCGGCGTCCTAGGCCGCTAGACGAAGGGGGCCAGAACCGAATCTCTCCGGGGTACTCGCAACGTGTGCACCGTTGGGAGCCAAGTCAGCTTAGGGCACCGTGGCCCTAATCCTCAAACGAGCACCAACTTCCTACACAGTATCCTGAGTCTCCGCGCCCCTATAGCTCAGTTGGTAGAGCTACGGACTTTTAATCCGCAGGTCGTAGGTTCGAGTCCTACTGGGGGCACTGTTCCGGCTGGTATGACGTCTCCCTTTGCGACCCTTTGCGACCCTTTTGCGACCCTTATGCGCCCCCTTGCGATCCCGTGGGCGACCCCTTTGCGACCGCCCTGTGACGCCCCTGTGACCCCCCTGTGGCCCCTCTCCGGTCCGGCCCACCAACCGCGCAACACCCCTGATTGGGGCCCAGAAGCGTACCTGTCTGTGAAGAGGCAACGGATTCCGCCGTATGCCGTATGGAGCGCCCAAGCCGTTGGTTATGCTCGCGGGCATGCTTCCGGAGATAAATCAAAATGGGGTCCAACCCAACGCACCCGTCGCTCTGGTGACCATGGAGATTCGTCACCCGGCTACCGATTCACTCACGGAGTCGGCGAGCCGGGAGATCAAGCATCTCCTCATCAACGACTTACCCATCGAACGGCAGGCGCAGGACGTCAGCTGGGGAATGACCGCCCCCGGCGCTCCCCCGCAGCCAGTTGCGGACCGTTTCGTGCGTTACGGCAACCGCGACAACACCGTGGCGGCGTCTCTGAAGAACCAGGCGGTCGTCGTCGAGACCAGCGCATACACCAGCTTCGAGGCCTTCACCGACATCGTGTTGCGGGTCATCGACGCCCGGGCGCAGGTGTCCTCGATCGTCGGGGTCGAGCGCATCGGTCTGCGCTACGTCCTGGAGATCCGGGTCCCGGCCGGCGTCGACGGACGGATCGACTGGAGCAACTGGATCGACGAGCAGCTGCTGGGGCCGCAGCGCATCACCCCTGGCGGCCTGTTCCTCACCGAATGGCAGGGCGCCGCGGTGTACCGCGAGCCGCAACCGGGCAAGTCGCTGATCGTGCGGTATGGGCCGGGTGTCGGCCAGGCACTGGACGCGAACTACCACCTGCGCCGCGTGACGCCGCCGCAGACCGGACCGTTCTTCCTGATGGACATCGACAGCTTCTGGACTCCGCCGACCGGCTCGATTCCCGAATACAACCGGGATGCGCTCGTGTCGACGTTCCAAGACCTGTACGGACCGGCTCGCGTCGTGTTCCAGGACTTGATCACCGGCCGCCTGAAGGACGAGCTGCTCAAGCAGTCGTGAGCAGCTAAGGTCAGCCCTTCAGCACAGCGCTGGTGTACGTCACATCGGCAAACGCTGCCGCAAGCTCGTCGTCGGGGTACACGAAGCCGTTGGCTTCGTGCAGTTCGGCGACGGTGTGCGACGACGTCTCCCAATTCGCGCGCGCCAGGTAGTCGAGGATGTGACTGCGTTCGCCGTGGTAGACGAGTTCGTTGAAGTCGACCTCGAACCCGAGCTCGCGCATCCGGTCATGGTGTGAGCGCCAGCGCTCGTCGGCGAAAATTCTGGTGTCGGGGACAAACTCGAAGGCCAGCCGACTGCCGGGGGCGCTCAGCGCGGTGATGTTGTCGAACAGCGCGTCCTGGGCGTCGTCGGGCAGGTAGACGAGCAGCCCCTCGGCGCTCCACGCCGAGGGCCGCTGCGTGTCGAAGCCGGCCTCTTTCAGCGCCGTGGCCCAGTCGTCGCGCAAGTCGATAGCGACCGTGCGGCGCTCGGCCGTGGGCTCCGCGCCGAGGTCGCTCAGCGTCAGGGTCTTGAACTCGATCACCTCGGGCATGTCGACCTCGTAGACGACGGTGCCCACGGGCCACGGCAGCCGGTATGCCCGCGCGTCGAGACCCGACGCCAGAATGACCGCTTGACGGATGCCGCCGCGCGTTGCGTCGATGAAGAACTGGTCGTAGAACCGCGTGCGGCAGGCCATCCCCTTGGCCATCCGCTCCGGATCGAATTCAGAGTCCTCATCGACCGGAATCTGCCCGTTGACCAGGCGGACATAGACGTCCAGTCCCACCGCGCGCACCAGTGGCGCAGCATATGGGTCGTCGATGTACGCGTACTCCGGGTCAGCTGCCAGCGCGCGCTGCGCGGCGACCATGGTCGCCGTCGCGCCGACACTCGTCGCAAGATCCCAGCGGTCACTCTCGGTCCGTGCCATACCGCTCCTCTTCCCCGATCAAAAAATATAGCTTGTCTAGTTATTATCACAGGCCGTCGCGATGAGCAGTGCTGCGCCAGCAACTGTGACCGACTCCCGGGACGCGAACGCCGAAAGCCGGGCTACTCGCCGCCACTGACAGCACCATCGGTGTTGCGCTATTATCTGCGTATGCATGCAGATAATAGACCTCTGCAGCTGCCCGATGATCAGGTTGCCCTCGTCGTCGAAGTCTTCCGAATGCTTGCGGACGCCACCCGTGTGCAGGTGCTGTGGTCCTTGGCCGATCACGAGATGTCGGTCAACGAGCTCGCCGAGCATGTGGGAAAGCCTGCCCCCTCCGTCTCTCAACACCTCGCGAAGCTGCGGATGGCGCGCCTGGTGCGCACCCGGAGGGAGGGCACGACCATCTACTACAGCCTGGAGAACGACCACGTGCGCCAGCTCGTCATCGACGCGGTTTTCAATGCCGAGCACGCCGGTCCGGGCATTCCCCGTCATCACCGCACCGATGACGGACTGCAGGCGGTAAAGCCAACCCAGCCA
Protein-coding regions in this window:
- a CDS encoding alpha/beta fold hydrolase; translation: MVSGSEEQHIRGDDGVTLVADYYRHPTPSPVVLLLHGGGQNRHAWTATARRLHRHGYTVVAYDARGHGDSDWDPNGQYDVARLVADLIAVRGHFTAESRPAVVGASLGGMVILASHLTHSPNLWTAVALVDVTPRLEFQGAHRVVSFMSAHPAGFDTLDDAADVIAEYNPHRPRSGNLEGLRKVLRQQADGRWTWRWDPAFINSNFNVTQGELTTSSEQFDVISDLLSQGARRITAPTLLIRGALSDVVSEDTVQEFLELVPHAETTDVSGTGHMVAGDDNDAFTAALINFLDRTLGAPT
- a CDS encoding SAM-dependent methyltransferase translates to MARTESDRWDLATSVGATATMVAAQRALAADPEYAYIDDPYAAPLVRAVGLDVYVRLVNGQIPVDEDSEFDPERMAKGMACRTRFYDQFFIDATRGGIRQAVILASGLDARAYRLPWPVGTVVYEVDMPEVIEFKTLTLSDLGAEPTAERRTVAIDLRDDWATALKEAGFDTQRPSAWSAEGLLVYLPDDAQDALFDNITALSAPGSRLAFEFVPDTRIFADERWRSHHDRMRELGFEVDFNELVYHGERSHILDYLARANWETSSHTVAELHEANGFVYPDDELAAAFADVTYTSAVLKG
- a CDS encoding helix-turn-helix transcriptional regulator, with protein sequence MRTSNTADNGAAFPTLLTAEQVADLFGVSAATVSRWGALRDQGVEVGPPCYPLSDRVRRWDAAEVRAWLSQVRR
- a CDS encoding cell division protein FtsK, whose product is MSQFDDPYPAIPDDPYSVPDADVGIDLDYLAHLLKLCTAWLFGTIVALGIGLFIWRLRSPVTYDRYFGVHARQARWMVWSLTAWPRIARDCGLSTSRSVTRKDMQGKPTTKTVWTHPAVLGLRMSDDCLRMSVRTRSGQTVDDLERAVPAIRDAVGAHSGRSTVVAPGIVRMEFVMKEQLSAIETARRPTRTDGTTVEIGRRENGSTWRLPITGLHTLTVGCSGAGKGSIFWGIAGGLGPAVKSGSALLCAIDLKYGIEVSVGSSLFARVATTESQAAKLLAKLEEILDMRGRAMAGHTRSHTPTRTDPLVVLLIDELAGLTAYITDAALKKQVAASLSRILTKGRAVGVVVAAFMQDPRKEILPMRGLFTQTIALRLRSREEVTMVLGDGMADRAPAHRISPNEPGTGYVLTEDGSTMRVRADYWPDSLIRSVATEYSNKRPSSTTPAKN
- a CDS encoding TIGR04255 family protein; this encodes MLPEINQNGVQPNAPVALVTMEIRHPATDSLTESASREIKHLLINDLPIERQAQDVSWGMTAPGAPPQPVADRFVRYGNRDNTVAASLKNQAVVVETSAYTSFEAFTDIVLRVIDARAQVSSIVGVERIGLRYVLEIRVPAGVDGRIDWSNWIDEQLLGPQRITPGGLFLTEWQGAAVYREPQPGKSLIVRYGPGVGQALDANYHLRRVTPPQTGPFFLMDIDSFWTPPTGSIPEYNRDALVSTFQDLYGPARVVFQDLITGRLKDELLKQS
- a CDS encoding plasmid replication, integration and excision activator → MAVPKWLSVSHAQVFPHRAFVVSDVTAVIDYERSTKDNKVQAADRESGYPLWQVEVLDGDPAASKRTRTLTVKFATPTPPECPPNANGMPFAPVILDELCILPYVDRSSEGGRIAWSFRASGMTADTGKATSSASGRASA
- a CDS encoding ArsR/SmtB family transcription factor codes for the protein MHADNRPLQLPDDQVALVVEVFRMLADATRVQVLWSLADHEMSVNELAEHVGKPAPSVSQHLAKLRMARLVRTRREGTTIYYSLENDHVRQLVIDAVFNAEHAGPGIPRHHRTDDGLQAVKPTQPTHAAPSVNSATRHTGKPSSNSHSAP
- a CDS encoding TetR/AcrR family transcriptional regulator; this encodes MRSVTSSPLQTRRRAHLLSQIEGNAYKLFAEHGFSAVTTEDIAVATGISISTYFRHVPAKEDLLIAPVRQTIVEIVESYEAGPDGESAAETLIRQTVASARQRTQHSGLTQWRQGILTAPHLLTKAVLISEDVERRFTEMVAARMGVDARSDMRPSLLIATSLATSKFVLMNWLNTDHWTAISPLHLRLEQALRITLAGFD